Within Sorghum bicolor cultivar BTx623 chromosome 2, Sorghum_bicolor_NCBIv3, whole genome shotgun sequence, the genomic segment ATAAATTTCTTGTGAGATCTACACACCACTACTGACTAAATACGCATACCTTGATCGAACTGTAAATAAACTATTCGAGTTTAGAGACCAAACAAAGAAGTCATTTGCAACTTGTAGCTGTAAAGTTGCTACTGCTGCCACGATCCTATCCAATCCCTCAAGTTATTTTCCAATAACGCTCTCCGAAAAGAAACATTAAGTAGAATAGATGACAACACATTTGATACAATGTCATATTTCGTGTGTACTATGTTGAACGATCTTGGGAATTTAGTTCGGAGAGAACAGCTCCCAATCCAAATATCTTCGTAGAACCTCGTTTGTTTTCTGTTTCTTACATTGAATATTCCAAGTTGATTGTTATCAAATTTTGTCACAACAAATTACATAAGATTTGTGAATGGGTAAAGTGTATGACCGACCCTTAAACTTATGGTGGGATATGTTATACTTGTCCTCGTTTTCATAAAGTTTATCAATTTAGTCTTTAAACTTGTCGAGGTGTGTCATGAGAGTCCTCATACTACTCTCAAAGTGCGTCATTTTAGTATCAAATAGTATCGTTATTTTGGTCCTTAAACTTGTCAAGGCATGTCGTATACAGACTTTCGTACTCTCAAGATGCATCATTGTGGTCTTAAAATGTATCATCGTATGTCATGTCAGTCTGTTTTGGCTCTTAATATTTTGTATTGATTGACCCGTGTCGGGCGCTAATGTGGCATGCAtgttgttgggtaccataaaccgGAGTACCCAAGTTAATATCATAAAAAGCCCAAGACTCTTTTTCAAAACAAATGCCACGGCCCAAAATCACCTGACCCTGAAAAGGAGGACAACTGGGCCGCCCAAAAGTCATCCCCTAAACGGGCCGAAACTGTCCCACCTCAAGGCCGACCTCGAGCGACAGCGAACATTTTCCGTCCCGCCTGAGGCCAAGCCTCAGTCACAATTTTCGTCTCGCCCGAGGCCAAGCCTCAGACGTTTTTCTATCTCGCCCGAGCCCAAGCCTCTGACAGTTTCTTCCGCCTCGCTCGAACCCAGGCTTGGGCACCCTTTCCCCAATAAAGGCATTCTGGGGTTTCCTGCGCACATTAAGCAACTGTCATATGGCAGATGGGACGTAGGGCACGTCCCTACGCCCATGCTGTGCAAGCAAGGAATAGCATGTGCTATTCCACCTTCCCCCATCACTGTGTGTACAATCGGCTCAGGAGGAATGGGCTGCGTCAATTCCTAGCTACTGCAGCCACGAATTTGTCAGGGCTTCCAAAAGACGGATTACAGAGAAGAGGCCTCGGGACATAACTTAGAGGAGGAACAGGGCTGTGGCATGAACAGCAACGGGCATCTCGTCTACAGCATTAGGCATGGCTTGACACGAGCAACAGGAGCGATCACACCGCGAACACGACAAACTACAATGTCAGAGATGGACCACCTTACCTCCCGTACGACACCATGTCCCAATCCACGCTCAAGGCCAACACCACGACATTGTAAACGTAAACACATGTACCCCCTCACTCCTCttgagctataaaaggggagaaagGCCTCATTCGAAGGAGAGGCCCAACACACGTTCACAACACAACCCAACACCAGACTGCAGACGGTCAATCACACCAACGATTCAAGTCTCATATGCCACattaagccgagacctgggacacgCTCCCTCTCTCGCATCCCGCTTGTAACCCCTACTACGAGCACCTCAGGTGCAGGATAATACAAGTCTCGTCTTCACACTGGACATGTAGGGCACGCTTAgcctgaaccagtataaacctttGTGTTCTTCCTGCATCATCATCTGAATTAAAAGACACGTAGACACATATCACTCGCTAGTGTCTGGACCACGAGTTCAGACACCGACACATGTTGAATATGTGAATATGTGCTCACATGGAGCTAACGTGAACTTAAATTTTATATGATAATTTATATGCTCCAATGACATCTAGAATTttctaattgattttgcattcGAGATTCAGATATAAAAGGATCAAAAGGTAATGTACCAAAAGGCTTTAGAAAGTACTCCCATCTCAGAATAAGTGTCATCTTTCCGAAAAGTCAAATGCTTTTAACTTTAACCTATTATATACAAGAAAgcattaatatttatggtacataatCAGTGTCATTAGATCAATGGTTGaacatattttcataataagtttatgagatataaatgttgctaatattttctataaatctagtcaaaTATAAATAAGTTCGACCTACCTAGAATCCAAAACTGAGACTTAatttaggacggagggagtaagggTCAAAATAATTTTTAGTATCGTACTGCTATCAATAATAACTGTCCATTTTTTTTAGAAGTACAACACAGACACTTAAGACACACACTCAACTCTATGAATACATATACGTAAACCATAACTTTATGAGCACCTCTAAAGACTTGAGCCGATATATTATGAGATTCATAAAATTACTATAGATGTCTCATTGTTGATAGGACGTCGTCTGCCATTGAAAATCTTAGAATAATAATTGTTCGATGGGATAGTAATAAGGAGGCAAAGGCGATGCATAGTTGTAGTGGGTTTGACTCTAGCATGAGCAAAATAGGCCTTGTCCGAGCCGCTGGGCCTGGCCGAAGCCTGCATTTGTTACTAGATATGGTCTAAACAGTGAGGAAGTAAGCCCAGGAAAAAACATCAGCTTCAACCTAGCCCAAAGTATGTTTTTTGGTTTCAACTAAAAAGAAGCTGGCGGCTCACCCAGGCCTAGGTCCGGCCcaaacttgggccttgtttacttccaaaaaattttgcaaaatataaatagtagcactttcgtttgtatttgataaatattgtccaattatgaattaactaggctcaaaagattcgtctcgtcaattctgaccaaactgtgcaattagtttttatttttatctatatttaatacttcatgcatacgtctaaagattcgatgtgacggagaatctgaaaatttttgcaaaatttttggggaagtaaacaaggcccgtaAAAATATATGCCCGACTTTCCCATTAGGCATTATTGGAAATGAAAGTTTCACCCCTAAAATCGTTAGCTCTTTTCAGGTCCAACCCACaaaactcaggccttgtttagatgcaaaaagttttgggattttgacatcgtagcattttcgtttttatttgacaaacattgtctaattatggagtaactagacttaaaagattcatctcgtgatttacaagtaaactgtgcaattagttattctttttatctatatttaatacttcatgcatgtgtcgtaagattcgatgtgacggaaaatcttgtaaaattttgggtttttgggtgtatctaaacaaggcctcagataTATATATTTGACTCCCACAAACTACAAGTGCACGAAAAACTATAGAAACCATGTGGAGAAAAAGTATGATCCAAGGAAGGGGCCTCCatctttatttttgaaaatatttttttatgcgTATCCATGTTAGCTTGTACCCTGTGAGTTGCCTAGGAGGCACGGATTCTCAGGAAGAGTTTGGTTTTGTGGACGAGGGTGACCGTGCCAAAGGCATGTGAGGGCGGTCACGATGGGCAAGCAAGCTAGTGGGACCAATGCAAGATGGCAAGTGGGGGCAACTACGATGAGCAAGTCGGGGTGGAGGTGCCATCGTTTTTAATCCATACATTATGGTCTTATTCGAAGGTTGCCGGATTTATCTCACTCCACATATATTAGGATGGATTAGGGTGTAATTAATTTAGTTCTAAGTTTTACTTCAATCTATTCTTAACACATGCCGATCACATCAAAAAAGATCTATATATGCAAAGTATCCATATTGTTTAAATGCTTCGTAGCTATTTTATTGTGAATGAAAAGATAATAATAACCTTGGGGACGCCATGTTGGATTGTGGATTGTCGGTGGTTATACGCCGACACCGGCTAGCTTCAGCTTGATTGCTAGTCTTATGTTCCTTTGTTACCAAGAGTTAACGAGTTGATCCCACGAATTTACATCGGATTGGGTTTGACGTTATGATTATTTACTGAATTGTGGAACATGTGTTGGCCGTAGAGAGCATATATATTGCCATGAAgcagttaaaaaaaaaagatactgaCGCACAGGTAGCATCGCCTGCGTGCCACCAcaaactgaggccttgtttagtttacccaaaaactaaaattttttcaaaattctccgtcatatcaaatcttgcgacacatgtatggagcattaaatatagacaaaaacaaaacctAATTGCAtagtgtaaatcacgagatgaatcttttgagtctagttaatctatggttgaataatatttgataaataaaaataaaaaatgctacaatattcaaaaccaaaaaattttcagaactaaacaacacGTGACCAATATGGTTAGCGAATTAGCGTTGACGCCGTGACGGAGAAGCTATGTTGTGTATGCGATGCTATTATTTTACAGTCCTTTGTCAACGCCCCTGGCCCTATACCATTaagtataggccttgtttagttgagaactgtaatatttttgtttttatttgataattattgtttaactatgaactaattaagtttaaaaaatttgtctcgcaaattataggcaaactgtgcatttagttatttttttgatttttaatgtttcatgtatgtgccgtaagaatcgatgtgacagagaattttgaaaagttatttgagttttggggtgaactaaacaaggcctaaggaaaCAGAGTAAGCTGCCGCCGGACACTCATGTATTATATGTAGTACCAGTACTATAGCTAGCTATAACACATACTCCCTCTATATAGGATTTataagtcgtttaggacaacaaCACGTtctccaaaacacaactttgaccttttatttttataaaaatatgtagaaaaaaataatatatatatacttttatgaaaatatttttttatgtaaTTTTCATATTTGCAAACTCAAAAAAAAGTTATTGACCCAAATCTTTtccaaaacgacttctaaattctatatAGAGGGAGTACCATTATGTATTAAGAATTAGGATTTGTCTAGTGACCAGTGAGCGTTCAAAAACACTCGATTTTTTTTTATCATTGATCTGGCCATCCAATGGTTCACCACTCATCCTAAATTCCATGTCTTGTTCTTCCTGAAGCCCGATGCTCCACCGCCCCACCGCGGCGCAGTTGTGGAGCTCCGAGGAGACCTTACCGTGCCCGTGGTGACCTCATTAGTTCTTACCCTCCCACCACCGGCGTCATGACTATTGTTTCGCCACACCAACCTGATCTGATTGCCTCCTCCGGCGCCTGTTCTAGCAACATCACTGCCATCTCCGCCTCGCCACCGTCTCTCCCATCTCCACCGCCCGGCCTACCTGCCTCCCAAAGATTTCTTCTAAGGTTGTTGGAGATGGaaaaggagagagaagagagaagagagaggagagaagagagaagagagaagaatcAATTATTTGTTTAAGTACAAAATGGAAGCTTCGTTCCCTGCTGCATTCTGCTCATTTAAATATCATATCCTAGGCTAGCTATATACTCTTACTACACTAATCGATCACCAGATCTATGTGCACGTGCATGCATGGCGAGTCGACGATGCATCGAGCTAGCTAACTACCGGTCGGTGAGCAAGAGCTAGCAATGCAATTTGCAACGACGTGATCGATATATGTGTTTAATTACTACCACTCCGGGTCATCGTCTCCGATCTCTGCAATGTTTGCGTAGACCCAATCGGCAGAATAATGGACTGCTATACCGATCCtaactatatatatagtatatagtACATGATTAAGCTGATCTTCGAATACAGGAAGGCACCTAACAATTAATCTACATACTGTTAATCTACTATATTTAGTATTACCTGACAAATAATCGACCCAACGGCATGATCAGCTTAATCTACATACTGTTAACGTACAGTCAGTGCGGCACTCTCGTGTCTGTTCTTTCTTCTCCCAAATGGCATATACATATGTACGATCTTAAGCTGATCTAATAGAGCAAGGTTAATTAGTCTCTGTATGTAGTGACCTTATCTACTCTGACAGTATTTCAGCAAAACTTGTGTGAAATTTCGGGGTAGCTGCTAGCTGAAAGACTGAACGCAACATCGAACAGAACGTTGGAGCTACTAGCTCCCAGTTCCAGTCGCAGGCAGTGCCACCCCGATGGAGTCTAGATATCATATTACCAATATTCAAGTTGTCACTTGTCTTGTCAGTATATAGTGTGCCTGCAGCATGTTGCTAACAGAAACCATTTGACTCGCGGCACCAACTGCTTCAAATAAACATCAGAACTATATATTGTTGGGAAATGGGAATTTGACTGGAACAGGAGGAAGCTTATCCATGCATTGTTCCAGGCATATGGAGCCTGCAAGATGCATGGTCTGGCAGTAGCAGCCAGCTACAAAGTCAGCAGCTCTGTGTCTGACTGTCTGTTTGGTTTCGATATCAGTTCAGAAAACTGAACGCCGAGTTGTATTAATTTGGTTTTAGAAATTGCCGAGTTGTGTCCATGCAGCATGTTGTTACATGTTCCCGGCGCGTGCATCCCGGGCTGATCCGAAGCGGGCACCAAATTATAACAGCCCTCGATCTGACTTCCGGTTCCGCCGGGTGTGTATAAATTGGTGATGCTGTGCTGTTACTCATCACTCACTGCAgtaacagcagcagcagtagcagaAAAGATGGCTAGGCTTGGCGTCATCGTCTTGGTTGCcctgctcgccgccgccgccgctcaagCGCAAGGGTCCTACGGCAGTGGCTATGCTGTTCCTGCATTAAGCTTGGAGAGCGCCCCCGTGCCGCCGCCGATCTCAAGCCCACCACCAGCCCAGACTCCACCACCACCGGCTTCAGCTCGGCCAAAGCTGAGGTTCGACTTCTACAAGCGGTCGTGCCCTTACGCCGAGGAAATCGTCAGGGAGGCCGTGAGGAACGCCACCAATGTCAACCCCGGCCTCGGCGCCGGCCTCATCCGCATGGCCTTCCATGACTGCTTCGTCCAGGTACGTGTTTCCCGATGCTAGCTTCCAAAATTTGGGCCGTGCATGGATGCAAATGCACTGCCTTGATGCCCGACCACCACGTATTTGTTGTTGCATCGTCAGGGCTGCGACGGCTCAGTTCTGCTCGACCCGACGCCGGCGAACCCGCGGCCGGAGAAGCTCAGCCCGGCAAACTTCCCCAGCCTGCGCGGCTTCGACGTGGTGGACGCGGCCAAGGCGGCGCTCGAGAAGGCCTGCCCGGGCGTCGTCTCCTGCGCCGACGTCGTCCAGTTCGCCGCCCGCGACGCCGCCTTCTTCCTTAGCGGCTCCAAGGTCTACTACAGCCTCCCCGGGGGACGCTTCGACGGCCGCGTGTCCTTCGAGAACGAGACGTTCACCTTCCTGCCACCGCCGTCCTTCAACCTCTCCGAGCTCATCCAGAACTTCAAGGTCAAGGGCCTGAACGTCGACGACCTCGTCGTGCTCTCCGGCGCCCACACCATCGGCCTCTCCCACTGCTCGTCCTTCCTCAGCATCTCCACGCCGCCGTCCGACATGAACCCTGGCCTCGCCACCGTACTCAAGAAGCAGTGCCCGGCCAAGCCCAATTTCACCAACGACCCCACGGTGGTGCAGGACGTCGTCACCCCCGACAAGCTGGACAACCAGTACTACCGGAACGTGCTACATCACAAGGTGCTGTTCAAGTCCGATGCGGCCCTTCTCAACTCGACGGAGACGGcgaagaaggtggccgagaacGCCTTGATCCGTGGGAGGTGGGAGAGGAAGTTCGCCAAGGCGATGCTGAAGATGTCGCTCCTCGACATCAAGACTGCCGCCAACGGAGAGATCCGGAAGAAGTGCCACGTCGTCAACTAGTTCTTAGATTTGTTTCCTCGTAATAAGCACAATTGCTTTGTTTGATTTGATTCTTCGTGTTGCATCCAGATATCTGGTTGTTTTTTTGATATTGAGTTGGCATAAGATATGATGTACTCGATTAGAGACCAGATGATTCAATAAATTAAGTTCCTACTAGCTAGTTCTTGTTTTGGCAGAGCCTCAAAGCTCCAATTTTTAAATTGAATTGTGACCTATATTaggttcatttcacaaataataCATATACTAATGACACCTACATGTGCTAAACCCTAAGAGGAAGAGTCAATCGCGTATGCCTGTGGCTATATTATAGTAAAAACCACTCTTTTCTTTTGAACGGTAATGTCAAGTGTTCTGCTTTTTCATTGGATTGGAGTAAGGAAAAACGTGGAACTACACAGCCTCAAAGGACAAGGAGTATGTAGAAAACCAAAGGAAAAAACGAGTGTAAATTGTATACACCCGGTGTACATTGTGTAAAATGCTTAGGATTTGTTTGGTTCAACCATGACTGGTGGAAAAGTCGCTATGAGTTGTAagtcctttttggtaattgaaacAACTACAAAACCTACTCCTATGAAATCTACTCCTCTCTCTATCTCCCTTGGAACAGCCGGTAGAAAGAAACCCAAAAACATTTGAAAAGTATAAAGTGAAAGTCAAAAATAGAGTTTAAGGTTTGTGAAAATTGTACACGTGAATGTTGTGACTTCGTGGAAAACTACTTCAGGTTCCACTCGTTCGGTTGGTGTTCTGTTTTTTTGGCAGTGGAAGCACTCTCCAAAAGCTGAACCTGCAGACATAATCTTTTTTTAAGAAGTTGGCAAATTGACACATGCTGTGTACAGTCCAAACACAACACAACACAACACGTATATGTCGATGTGTTGTTAGGGATCTGTCGTCACTGTGAACAATGTCAAGTGAATTATAGTTCAAAAACTTTAAAGCAACACACCTTAACCTATTAAAGCTACTTCACCCATAGGCAAGTAGTAACCTTAAAACTTCTATAAAAGCATACTAAAACGAGTTTGTAGAAGTATCACACTATACCAAGTCCTTAGTCATAGACACACCGACAATATTATCCTTAGGAGCAAAATAAGAAACTATGATCTAAAAACACACTACCAAAGAAAAGATCCTAGAGGTCACTCAAATGTTACTTTCACACAAAACATAAACTAAGGACAAAGCAATATCAAGACATGATGAAAAGCAAGAACAAAGAGGAGGACAAAAGACAACTAGATCTTTTGTCCGTGGTCTCAAGAAGTTAGAACTACCCCTTAATTCATATTGGAGCACAAGTGTTGAGCATGACACCCTCGACTATAAAAATTGCCTCACCTATATACTGGCTACGAGGTTCCAAAGATTCAGCAAGAGGAGGACTCTCATCATACATGTATTATGATGCAGTTACATGTACGGACGGTTGCCTTTCTTCTCCGACAGTGCATTGCTTTGGCCCAACCTAAGCAAGCAAGCAGAACTAAGTGAATTTTACTTATCAGCTGATATATGATCCTCTAAGTAGTATGTTTCGATCCTAGAccatctccaacaatcgtcacccaaaatacaagacccatttgttCTTTGGTAGCGCTataggtaaaaggttccatacctatttttagtcttctccaacaacaagacctaaaagacaacactctttgCAAATAGGTCTCGagaagagaggatacccaaatttgggttatgcctctcttcatacccaaagtgggtcttctgtataggtactctgttggaggctataggtattgtgttgaagacctattttgggtttgggtttcCAAATGGGTCTCCTGTTGGAGATAGCCTAAGGTAGCATCGGTGGTGGAGGAAGGGGGCCTATGCCCTCTCCTCGTCGTGGGATGGACAATTTTGTTTTCATCATtagtactcttcttgatgagCTAGGCCAAACATACGATGCAAAGTGAGAAGTGAGCAAGAACTTAGTAATACACTCTGATCGATCCCTAGCCGGCCTGTTGAAGATAATGTACATCGAGCAAGTGAGGACTACAAAGACTATACTACTCTCCGATCCTTCAGTCCCTCATATCCCATTAATTCATCTCAGCTAGCTAGTGATCTCattgtcgacgacgacgacgacgacggtgcATTGAAGGCCAAGCAAGATTAGACTATTGATTGATCAATTTCCCAATAGTCGAGGGAGCATGATAAGCAGGACACCAACAAGGTCTCTTGAGACCTAAAACCCCACACGTTCGTTAGGGACCTATCAGGGCATCCGGTGGCTATGGGTTGTCTTAGCCGGCCTAACCGTTCTAGGGCTTCGCCGTCGTTGAAGCAACAATCATTGTCAATAATGAAGAACGTGGGGAATAGTAGATTAGAAGATATGATAAAAGATAATAGATATGTTTGATATAGGTTTGATTGTGTGTTATCAGTTGGTTGTTCATCCTATGTTACAAAACTAAATAAGATTCTCTTTATATTCGGCCATACATGTCTTATCCATACGAACTCTTTCCTTCATCACATACGAGGTCAAATATTTAATCTAGAATAATCAAGTATTGATGcagaaaaatattgttaaatGACTGACAGATCCAGCAGATAAGTTCAATAGCATATATCGCATCATCAAGCCAATGATGACGCACCTGGAAACGCTTCCCCTCTGCATGAACAGCGTGCACACGATTTGATCTTAATTGATAAGTCAAACAGTTGCCAGGTTTGCACACCAAAGATTCAGAGATTAATCATGTTGCAACTAAACTCCGGATCGACCAGCTGCCAACTGCGATGTACATAAAAATATTCTCATGTTGCATGCAAGCTCCTGCCTTCATCAACAAGCCCTGAGTCCCTGACCTCTGTTCCCATGCATCATGTGGAAGGCAATGCAACCAAGCAAGTCTCGTCATCAGTTCATCATGTACACGCGCTTCACTCAGGTTCTTTTGCTTGGCTGTCTTCATATCATACGTCGCTCGATCTGCAGCCGCGCGAGACCACCGAAGAGAGCAGAGCAGACACACCTGTTAGCTTTTCCAATAGTCAAATCAACACCAGAGCATCTCATCACACGTGCGGGAGTAGACGTAGAATGGTATAAAAAGTATGCAGTAGTGTGTATTCCTTGAACAGTAAACTAGACCACCTCATCATCCTTTGACTGTCATATGGtccttttttaataaatttcaaCTTGATGCAGTTGTCGAACATAGCTCGAACCCTCGGATATAGAGGCCGGATTGTTAtctattatctaaaaaaaatttagccAAGTGGAATATGCACTCGGCTAACCAAGCGGAGAGAACATTCGAGTGACTACTCATTCGGACAAGTATGAGTGTCAAGAGCAACATTTTACAACAAAATTCATTATTATGACTGCGCAATAAATTGGtgacgataaaacctttattgATGCAATGTTTTATTACATTTTTTTTGCAATATATATCAACCTTTGCAACACAAGTTCCCaggattattttttttagaaaggcGGCAAGAGCTTTGCCGTATTTTTATTAGacgaggaaaaagaaaaacagaaaaTATTTACAACAACTTACATAGCAACTCGACTTTAAACTACTATGGCACACATGCCAAAAACCAAAAgactaacaaaaggaaaaaaagtaaCCGGTTCCAAACCGCTGTATTGCACTAGCATAAACACCTACTCAACCATAGTGCTAGGTCTTGTTGCCATTTGGTATTGTTGAATTTCATCCTTGCACAGCTGGGCTACTTGGATCGGTTGCAGATGTTTTTGTTGGAAAGTTCTTCTATTGCGTTCCTTCCATACGTTCCACCAAAAACAGATCATGACACCATCTATCTTTCTACGTTCACTTCTATCAAACTTTGCTCGACATTTGCGCCAGTAACCATGTAAGGATCCATTCATTCCAACCGAGTTTAGCGCGTATAGATTGAGCCATTGTTTTAAATAAGACCAGACTTGCTTTGCGTAGGTGCAGTCTTTGCAAAGGTGAGTTGGCGTTTCTGGGTCCATTCCACATAGTTTGCAAATGGGATCATTTGCCCAATTACGTTTTATCAAGTTGTTGGCAGTTAGAATTTTCTTGTGCAGAAGTGTCCACGCAAAGAATCGGCATTTAGGTTCAGCTTGTGCTTTTCAAATTGGTGTTAAATTCGTTGTAATATTGTCAACTAATCTGTGAATGGTACGGTGGCAATAACACCAACCTCTTGCAATGAAAATCAAGATTGTCACAATGCAACACATGTCGCAACATTTTTGCAATGTGGCAATGACACTTACCAATCACAACAAGTTTAGTACCACCATCGCAATGTCTGTGGCCTTAGGGGTATTTTCTAGTAGTACTGTGCATTAGATGGAAAATCCAGTCATGAATCACAACAAATCCATCATTCAGGTTCAGCCAAAAAAACCAAGTCGTAGCTTTGTTCAATCATCTGTCCCTAGTCGATGAGTACATCTTGTGGAAAAttttattcttctttttttgtGTGAAATACATCTGGAAAATTGAATTAAGAAAACCAACCCTGATCATCTGAATGAAGAATGAAACAATAAGGAAAGAATGAAACAACATACTCGCTTcaacaaaagaaaatatag encodes:
- the LOC8063544 gene encoding peroxidase 2 — encoded protein: MLCCYSSLTAVTAAAVAEKMARLGVIVLVALLAAAAAQAQGSYGSGYAVPALSLESAPVPPPISSPPPAQTPPPPASARPKLRFDFYKRSCPYAEEIVREAVRNATNVNPGLGAGLIRMAFHDCFVQGCDGSVLLDPTPANPRPEKLSPANFPSLRGFDVVDAAKAALEKACPGVVSCADVVQFAARDAAFFLSGSKVYYSLPGGRFDGRVSFENETFTFLPPPSFNLSELIQNFKVKGLNVDDLVVLSGAHTIGLSHCSSFLSISTPPSDMNPGLATVLKKQCPAKPNFTNDPTVVQDVVTPDKLDNQYYRNVLHHKVLFKSDAALLNSTETAKKVAENALIRGRWERKFAKAMLKMSLLDIKTAANGEIRKKCHVVN